In Candidatus Hydrogenedentota bacterium, the DNA window CATTGCCGAACCAACCGGCCAGAAAAATGGCTGGTGAGATATCCGGGTTAGCCGCGGGGCAATTGCCTGTGGCTACATCGGCCTCCACGATGACGAGATTGCCTCGCTCTGGCGGGCTTTTGTTCCCTACAGCCATTATGACGGCGCGCGTGAATGGCCCTATCCCGATTCCGATAAAGCGTCCGCAAAGACCCGCCTGCAACGGATCGCCGGGCGGCCCAGTTTTATTATTGATGCTGATTTGACGGCAACGCGCGCCTATATTGAATCAACAGGCATACAAGCGCCCTTTACCTATCATATGCTTCCTTTCCGCAACCATAACGACGCATGGACCCTTCGCGATATACCGGCCCGGCGTGCCGTGCGAAGGTGGCTAGAAGAAATTTTCAGCCAACGCAAGGAAAGACGATAGACATGAGCACCATGTTTCATTTGCATTCAAAATGCACAAGCCTCATTTCCCTGGCCGCGATAGGAATAGCGTTGCTTATCCCAACTGTGTCCGCGGACGTTATTGCCACGGAGCACTACACGATCCAGATCGAGAATCCCGGATTTCGCATGGCCGCCGAGACGCACACAGGCATCGCTCTGCCTGCGGCGCCCGATATCGGTCTTTCCTTTCTTGGCAGTCCGGCCGCATCCTCAACGCGTCTTAGCCATGCCGAAAACACTGCCGAATATCATGTTGCGAATAGAAGCGGTCATACCGCCCTTGTTCGCTTGACAACAGCGTCACACATCATCAAGTTGACGGTCACGCTTGAGAACGGCCGGACGGGCAACATCAGCATGCGCACCGGCAGTCCTGGACCCGCCTATGGACTTGGAGACCTCGGAGCCTGGGAGAAAAATGCCAACCTCGCTTCAGAGCAGAGAACTTATGCCATCGAAAATAACGGTGGTGGAAAGCGCTGGCTTTCAAGCTTTCTCATCTTCCCGCAACAGCGCGCGGCGGGCGCCTGCTTTGAGCGGCAGCATGGCGAAGTGTCAATTGGGCCCGATTACTACCAAATGGCCAATGGATCGGCATCGGAGCAGACCTTCTACTATTTCATCGGTTCAATGGAAGAAATTTATGCGGTCTGGCGCGAGACGCGCATCGCGGAGGGATACCCCGGCGTGGCGCCGAAGATGGACGGCTTTGAACTGGGCTTTGAAACCTGGGACCTGCTGCGCTGGAATACCACCGCCGCCACCTGCCAGGAAGCGATTCAAGGTTTCCTCGACCATGGGTATAAGATTCGATGGGCCGTGACCGGCTCCGGCTTTTGGCAGGCGCAGGGGACTACGGCCAGTTTTGGGCTTTACGACTTTGGCAAGTACCCCGAAACAAAGACCCCGTTGCCGCCAGATTTTGGCAACTGGTGTGCGGAACGCAATATTCGCTGGATGATCGGCCAGCGCACCAACTTTGTGAAAGTCGGGGGGCCACACTCAAGCAAACCAGGCGAATCAGGCGCCCGAATATTCGACACCAGCCCGAACGCGCAGGAAGGGCTTGATAAAAATTACTTCCTGAAAGACGAGAAGAACAACGCGGTTGAGCTGGTTTCAAAAACTTTTCCCACCGTGCCGTGCTACCTGCTTGACGGAAACGTTCCCGGGGCGGCGGGGTGGTTCAAGGAACTCTACGATATATGGGGCGTGGACGGGGTGAAGGAAGACACCATGATGGCCACGCCGGACCACACCATCTTTAACGCCCCCATGCGCGCGATTGCGGAAAGTGGCGACCTCGTGATGGCCCGCTGCGGCGCCTACAGCTCACCAGGGACGCTGACACGGATCAACGATACGTTTGGCGCAAAAAGCATGACCCTGCGCTGCCCGATCAACTACCTGCAATACGCCGCTTCCGGTGCGCCCAATGTGTACTCCGATACGGCCGGTTTTGGCGGGATGGATGATGTGGCCTTTACCATGCGTCATGCCTGGCTGCTCGCCTTGACGGCAGGCATGGCGGTTTCCGACAGCCCCTGGAACCGTGGCTGGTCCGATGAGGAACAGGCTAAACTGAAGAAAGCCATCGGATTTCACTATGCGCTTGGCCCCTACCTGTACAGCTGCGCGGTCGACAGTTTCAACACCGGTTACCCCCATACCATGACGCCGCTGCCCATCGCCTTTCCCGACGACAGCAATACCTATAACCTCGCCAGCAGTACAACCCGGCAGTTCCAGTGGATGATCGGTTCATCGCTGCTTGCGGCGCCGCTGCTGCATGACAATTACAGCAAAACCAGTCTGATGAATATCTACCTGCCTGAAGGCCGCTGGATTCTGTTTGACACCGGGGAAGTCTTCGAGGGCCCAAAAACACTAACGGACTTCGCCATGCCTTTGGAACAGACGCCAGTGTTTGTGGGTGGAAAAGGTATTCTGTTATTGCGCAATACCAAAAATGACCATTTGTATGCGGAAGTCTATTCTGTATCCAAAGATGATCAAAAAACATCCTTTTACCTCAAGGGCGGTGAGGATGTAATCATCATAGAAAACAGGCTGAAAAGCGATGGAATCAAAAACGCATTCGTAAGAGATAATACAAACGGAACAATAATCCCACACAGGATTGATGAAAAAAGAAAAGCCGTTATATTTATGCCTGAAGAAAATCGAAACTATACGGTTTTCTGCAACTGAAATATGATACAAGTTATTGTTTTACTGAGCTTACCCCCGTCTTTCGACAGGTACCGGGGCAATTTAAGATGGTGGTCTGGGGCGGGCTGCGCCCGCCTGGCTCCCAAAGTAGCAAGGTCTGCGGGGGCTTTCAACCCCTCCGCCGGGGCACCGTTTTTGGGGCGCGAAGCGCAAACCGCGTCCGCCGCCAGGCGGACTAAGGCCGGAGCGGAGCGGCCCCAAAACGGTGCGCGATTTTCCAGGGCCTAGTCCCTTCTGTTGTGGCAGTTTGCCGGTGTGCCGTTGCCAAGGCTGTTGTGGGACCGCTCATGGTTGTAAAAACGAAAGTAGCGTGAAAGCCTCCTGTGCGGGGCGTGCCCGTGCTCGTAGTCGGGCAGATAGACGTCCTCGTGTTTCACGCTGCGTCACAGCCGCTCGATAAACACATTGTCCAGCGCCCGGCCCCGGCTGTCCATGCTTATCTAAACCCCGGCCCGCAGCAGCGTCCCGGTGAACTCCTCTCTCGTGAACTGGCTGCCCTGGTTCGTGTTGAAGATGCGGGGGCGTCCGGTGCGCATCGCCCCCGCCAGCGAGGCGACGCAGAATCCCGCCTCCATGCTGTCCGACAAATCCCAGGCGATCACATAGCGGCTGAACCAGTCCATCACGGCCACCAGCTACATGAAGCCCCGGCGCATCGGGATGTGGGTGATGTCCGCCGACCACACCTCGTTGGGGGCGCATATCTCCATTCCGCGCAGTAAATACGGGTATCTTTTGTGTTCGGGATGCGGGCGGCTTGTGTGCGGGCCGGGCAGCACCGCCTGCAGCCCCATCACCCGCATCAGCCGCGCAACGCGCTTGACCGGGGCAATTGCAGCAATGCACACTGCCGCGTGACGGGCAGGTGTGGATGCCCGGGCTCTATCCATGCCCGTCGCCTACTCGCTGGCGCGCTCAGCGTTATTTTTTGGAGAAAATCCGCCTCCCTCTTGAGCCAGCCGATTTCCTGGCACAGCGGCGCCGTCAGCGCCTCTCCGTCCGCGGGGTGGCTCTTGCCGCCCCGCTCAAACATCTGCGGCGCGTTCTCCACCAGTTGCCTCTTCGACTGGGTTATCTGCGTCGGGTGCACCTTGTGGAGGCGAAGGTGCCGGTCCATGTGGCACAAAACTCCTGCGACATGCCACCCCTCAGATGACCCTGGGCGTTTACTCCCATGCGAACGTCGGCGACATGATGGCGGCGCTTGACTCTCTGCCGTCCATTGGCGGGGCACTGAACCCCCAGCCGTCGTCAAAGGCCGCGAATTTGGTTACCCCAGTTGTTACCCCGGCATGCGACAAAACAGGCCATTCAGGGACAGCGTGCGGCAATCCAGACATATATAAAGTAGTAAACTCCGGAAGTGGCACGGATCGCGTTTTGACCAATGGTGGCAAGGGTGGGAGACACAAGGCAAGAAAAAGAAATGGAGCGGGACACGGGGTTCGAACCCGCGACATCCAGCTTGGGAAGCTGGCACTCTACCAACTGAGTTAGTCCCGCTCAGGTGATGAAAGTATAGCACCGCGCCGGGGGGATGTCAACGCGCGGAACGCCGCGACAGGGCAAACGATTTTGATAGTCCCTGAAAACGCGGCTGAATCTGGAGTCTTTGAAATAAGCCGGGGACCGGGTGGACGGGGTGGACTGCAGGGAAAGCAGGGACGAAGTGAATGAGATGGAAAAGACCTGATGGGTTATAGTTGTTTGTGCAAAGCTTCGGTTTGGTCTTGTCTGAGTGGTCGGCGGTAAAACCAACTATCGGGTATGGATATCGCGGTTCCTCTCCCCCACACTGCCTCCGTCCCACGCCGTGCGGTCCACATGCCGTGCCGTCCAAACCGTCCGCGTGAATGAGTGACGCGCGGGTTTGGCGCAGGGAGCGGGTTTTCGTTATACTTCGCCCTTCCAATCAACGTTTTTTCCGGGAAAACACACCGTTCATGAGCCTGATACGACTTGAAAATGTCACCAAATCGTTCGTGGGTGAGCCGATTTTGGAGAGTGTGAGCCTGCGCATCGAGGAGCGTGAGCGAATCGGCCTCATCGGGCGGAACGGCACGGGGAAGTCCACCCTTTTCCGCCTGATGACGGGGGAGACGGAGCCGGACGCGGGGGTAATCGAGCGGATGCGCCGCATGCGCTTCGCCTGCCTGGCCCAACTGCCAAAACTTGCGGAGGACGCCACGATTCACGACATCGTGCTGGACAGTTTCTCCGGTCTTGTGGCACTGGAGCAGGAGCTCCAGTATCTGGAGGAGCGGATGGCGGGGGGCGACGAGGCGGCGCTGGCGGAGTACAGCGAGGCCCAGCATGATTTCTCCGTGCGGGGGGGCTATGAGTTCAGGACGCGCATCCGCCAGGTCCTCCACGGGCTGGGGTTCCACCCGGACGAGTTCACCCTGCCATGCAGCGCCCTCAGCGGGGGGCAGCGCACCCGGCTGATGCTGGCGCTGGTGCTGCTGCAGGACGCCGATTTGCTGCTGCTGGACGAGCCGGAAAACCACCTGGACATGGAGGCGCGCGAGTGGCTCGAGGGCTATCTGCGCGACTGCCGCGAGGCCGTGGTCATCATCTCGCATGACCGGCGCATGCTGGGCGCCGTGGTGGACCGCATCATCGAGGTGGAGCGCGGCGCGCTTTTCGAATACGGCGGCAACTACGAGTTTTACCTGAAGCAGAAGGCGCTGGTCCGCGAGCAGCAGCAGAAGGCCTTCGAGCGGCAGGAGGAGTTCATCCGCAAGGAGGAGGCGCTCATCGAGCGGTTCCGCTACAAGAACACCAAGGCGCGCATGGTGCAGAGCCGTCTCAAGCGCCTGGAAAAGCTGGAGCGCGTCGAGGCGCCGCCGCCCGAGGCGGACACGGCGGCCTTCGGCCTGGGCGGCGTCGCCCGCAGCGGCGAGATTGTGCTGGAGGCCCGGGACCTGTCCATGGCCTACGGCCCGCTGCGCCTCTATGACGGCGTCTCCTTCACGGTGCGGCGCGGGGAGCGGGTCGGGATCATCGGCCCGAACGGCGCGGGCAAGACCACGCTCCTGCGCCAGATTTTCGGCCGCCACCGGGGCACGGGCGGCGCGGTCACCCTGGGTCACAAGGTCACGCTCTCCTTCTTTGAGCAGAACCACGACGGGGTAAACCGCTCGGCGGACATCCTCGGTGAAATCCTGTCCGTCCGCCCCGACTTCACCCCGGAACAGGCGCGCCGTTTCCTGGGACGGCTCCTTTTCACCGGCGAGGACGCCTTCAAGCCCGTCTCCACCCTCAGCGGCGGCGAGCTGGCCCGCGTGGCCATGGCGAAGATTATTCTCAGCGGCGCCAATCTCCTGCTCCTGGACGAGCCGACCAACCATCTGGACATCGCCTCGCGCGAGGCCCTGGAAAACGCCCTGGCCGCGTTCCAGGGAAGCATCCTCCTTGCCAGCCACGACCGCACCCTTGTGG includes these proteins:
- a CDS encoding ABC-F family ATP-binding cassette domain-containing protein — its product is MSLIRLENVTKSFVGEPILESVSLRIEERERIGLIGRNGTGKSTLFRLMTGETEPDAGVIERMRRMRFACLAQLPKLAEDATIHDIVLDSFSGLVALEQELQYLEERMAGGDEAALAEYSEAQHDFSVRGGYEFRTRIRQVLHGLGFHPDEFTLPCSALSGGQRTRLMLALVLLQDADLLLLDEPENHLDMEAREWLEGYLRDCREAVVIISHDRRMLGAVVDRIIEVERGALFEYGGNYEFYLKQKALVREQQQKAFERQEEFIRKEEALIERFRYKNTKARMVQSRLKRLEKLERVEAPPPEADTAAFGLGGVARSGEIVLEARDLSMAYGPLRLYDGVSFTVRRGERVGIIGPNGAGKTTLLRQIFGRHRGTGGAVTLGHKVTLSFFEQNHDGVNRSADILGEILSVRPDFTPEQARRFLGRLLFTGEDAFKPVSTLSGGELARVAMAKIILSGANLLLLDEPTNHLDIASREALENALAAFQGSILLASHDRTLVDRLVDKLIIVQDGRATVHMGNYTHYRWKHQQGEVAEEEKSTEEVLKIRRVEREREEKKTRAREERKGQKKLGKVEADIEAMEALLEGYAEKFAALDPADYAAAQALTDEYDGLKNDLRELYSEWEELAG